The DNA region CCCCACCACCAAAGCAGGGCAACAACACGCCTCCCACCACACGCAGTGGCCAGGGAACAACGGGCTTGTTGTCTCAAAGCCCAATAGTGTGTCCGGTGATTCCATCGACACGATGTTTCCCACACCGCATCTCAACGTCTGTCGTGCACCAAACCCCCACCCACTACAGGCGCGGGGCTATCCACTCGAATCGCCTGACAATCGGCTGATCCCGCGATCTACGGGGCCGGCCAGGTCTCGTGGTGCTCCTTAGAAAGGAGGTGATCCAGCCGCACCTTCCGGTACGGCTACCTTGTTACGACTTCGTCCCAATCGCCGATCCCACCTTCGACGGCTCCCTCCCACAAGGGGTTAGGCCACCGGCTTCGGGTGTTACCGACTTTCATGACGTGACGGGCGGTGTGTACAAGGCCCGGGAACGTATTCACCGCAGCGTTGCTGATCTGCGATTACTAGCGACTCCGACTTCACGGGGTCGAGTTGCAGACCCCGATCCGAACTGAGACCGGCTTTGAAAGGATTCGCTCCACCTCACGGCATCGCAGCCCTTTGTACCGGCCATTGTAGCATGTGTGAAGCCCTGGACATAAGGGGCATGATGACTTGACGTCATCCCCACCTTCCTCCGAGTTGACCCCGGCAGTCTCTCACGAGTCCCCACCATAACGTGCTGGCAACATGAGACAAGGGTTGCGCTCGTTGCGGGACTTAACCCAACATCTCACGACACGAGCTGACGACAGCCATGCACCACCTGCACACAGGCCACAAGGGAACCGACATCTCTGCCGGCGTCCTGTGCATGTCAAACCCAGGTAAGGTTCTTCGCGTTGCATCGAATTAATCCACATGCTCCGCCGCTTGTGCGGGCCCCCGTCAATTCCTTTGAGTTTTAGCCTTGCGGCCGTACTCCCCAGGCGGGGTACTTAATGCGTTAGCTACGGCACGGATCCCAAGGAAGGAAACCCACACCTAGTACCCACCGTTTACGGCGTGGACTACCAGGGTATCTAATCCTGTTCGCTCCCCACGCTTTCGCTCCTCAGCGTCAGTTACTGCCCAGAGACCCGCCTTCGCCACCGGTGTTCCTCCTGATATCTGCGCATTCCACCGCTACACCAGGAATTCCAGTCTCCCCTGCAGTACTCCAGTCTGCCCGTATCGCCCGCACGCCCACAGTTAAGCTGTGAGTTTTCACGAACAACGCGACAAACCACCTACGAGCTCTTTACGCCCAGTAATTCCGGACAACGCTCGGACCCTACGTATTACCGCGGCTGCTGGCACGTAGTTGGCCGGTCCTTCTTCTCTCACTACCGTCACTTGCGCTTCGTCGTGAGCGAAAGGGGTTTACAACCCGAAGGCCGTCATCCCCCACGCGGCGTCGCTGCATCAGGCTTGCGCCCATTGTGCAATATTCCCCACTGCTGCCTCCCGTAGGAGTCTGGGCCGTATCTCAGTCCCAGTGTGGCCGGTCACCCTCTCAGGCCGGCTACCCGTCGTCGCCTTGGTAGGCCATCACCCCACCAACAAGCTGATAGGCCGCGGGCCCATCCCACACCGCAAAAGCTTTCCCCCACCAGGCCATGCGACCAGCAGGGTATATCCGGTATTAGACCCAGTTTCCCAGGCTTATCCCAAAGTGCAGGGCAGATCACCCACGTGTTACTCACCCGTTCGCCACTCGAGTACCCCGAAGGGCCTTTCCGTTCGACTTGCATGTGTTAAGCACGCCGCCAGCGTTCGTCCTGAGCCAGGATCAAACTCTCCAAACAAAAAACATTCAGAACAAGCCTGACCAAACAAAAGACACCAAAACTGGCATCAAAAAAACCACACCCCTAAACGGGAAAAAGAAGTGCGGCAAAAAAAACAACAAACAAAAACCACCAAACACACTATTGAGTTCTCAAACAACACACCCGGTTTCAGGCAACCCTGCCACTGTACTGCATGTGATCAGGGAAGTCAAACCCCGTCCGCCGCATCTTTCGACCGGGGCCGTGGGCATCTGAAAGGAAATACTACGCCCTGTCGGCCAGACGCCCAAATGACCAGCGTAGAGCGGGTTTCGGACCCTCGAGTCTACGTGACGCGCTCGATTTCCGCACCCAATCCGACGAGATTCTCGACGAACTTCGGATACCCGCGATCGATATGGAACACATCGTGCACCTCGGTCTCGCCGTCGGCGACGAGCCCAGCGAGCACCAGCCCGGCGCCGGCCCTGATGTCCGATGACCACACCGGTGCGCTCGACAACTGCGGAATGCCGCGCACCACCGCGTGATGCCCATCGGTTCGCGCGTCGGCACCGAGACGAATCATCTCTTCGACAAATCGAAACCGGGCCTCGAAAACGTTTTCGGTGATCATCGACGTCCCGTCGGCCACTGCGGCCAAGCCGATCGCCATCGGTTGCAGGTCCGTCGGGAATCCGGGAAACGGGAGGGTGGCCACATTGACCGCTTTGGGGCGCTCGTACTGCACCACCCGGAATCCGTCGTCACTCTGGGTGACCGTTGCGCCCGCATCGTGCAGTTTGTGCAGGACCAGCTGCAAATGCGCGGGATCGATCCCGGTGACCGAAATGTCTCCGCGGGTCATCGCTGCCGCGATCCCCCAGGTGGCAGCCACGATCCGGTCCCCGATGACCCGGTGCTCGGTCGGATACAGCCGATCAACACCGGTGATCGTCAGCGTCGACGAGCCGGCACCGGAAACTTGCGCCCCCATCTGGTTGAGCATCGTGCACAGGTCGACCACGTCAGGTTCTCGGGCCGCGTTGTGGATGGTCGTCACCCCGTCGGCAAGTACGGCCGCCATCAGGATGTTCTCGGTCGCGCCGACCGACGGGAACTCCAACTGGATCTCGGCGCCATGAAGATGGTCAGCCTCGGCGACCACGCAGCCGTGCTCGATGTTGCACCGCGCACCGAGCTGACGCAGCCCGGACTGATGCATGTCCAACGGCCGGGATCCGATCGCATCGCCGCCCGGAAGGGCCACCTTGGCCTTCTTGCACCGACCGACCAACGGGCCCAGCACGCACACCGACGCGCGAAACTGCCGAACCGCGGCGAAGTCAGCGTCGTACTTGAGCTCGTCAGGTGACGTGATCCGCACGACGTCGCCGTCGAGCTCGACGGTTGCGCCGAGACCGCGCAGCACCTCGGCCATCAGCGGCACATCAAGGATGTCCGGGCAATTGGTGATCGTGCTGGTGCCTTCGGCCAGCAGCGCAGCCGCCATCAGTTTCAGCACACTGTTCTTCGCGCCGCCGACAGCAACTTCGCCCGATAACCGGCAACCGCCGGTCACCACGAAATGGTCGCTCACGACGGCTAGTGTAAACAGCCCGTCATCGCATGTCAGTCTCCCGAGCCGCGAGGGTCCGAGGCCGTCCCGTACGGTTTGGACATGGCTGTTCATCTGACACGGATCTATACCCGTACCGGCGACGATGGCACGACCGGGCTCAGCGATTTCAGCCGCGTGTCGAAGAACGACGCGCGGTTGGCGGCCTACGCCGACTGTGATGAAACCAACGCGGCGATCGGGGTCGCCGTAGCCCTGGGACAGCCCGATGAGCGTCTGGACGCCGTGCTGCGCCAGATCCAGAACGACTTGTTCGACGCCGGCGCCGACCTGTCCACACCGGTCGTGCAAAACCCGGAATACCCACCGCTGCGCATCCAGCAGAGCTATATCGACCGTCTCGAGAAATGGTGCGACGAGTTCAACGAGCCGCTGCCGGCGCTCAACTCGTTCGTGCTGCCGGGCGGTACGCCACTGTCGGCGCTGTTGCACGTGGCCAGGACAGTGGCCCGTCGTGCCGAGCGTTCGGCCTGGCACGCCGTGGACACCCATGGCGACACGATCAGCGTGCTGCCCGCGAAATACCTGAACCGGCTCTCAGACCTGCTGTTCATCCTGTCCCGCGTGGCCAACCCCGATGGAGATGTGCTGTGGCGGCCGGGTGGCGGAACTCAGTAGGACCGACGCCGCGTTCGCGGTGAGGGTCGGGACTCCAGCCAGGACGTGAACGCGGTCAATGCCCCCCGGTCGAGCGCGATCTCATAGCCGCGGCCACGCTCCGGGCTGATGTCACGAAGTTCCAGGATGACGATCTCGTCGGTCATGATGTCGAACTCGTCACCGCGCGGTGAGCGCCGCGACACGATCTCCAGGCCACGCCGACTCAAGGTCCGGTCAGGCCACCAGCGCAGACTCGACAACCGGTAGAAACCGGCTTCCCCACCGCGGTATCGCATCACGCCGTGCCGCCAACCTTGTCCGCCGACCGCGGGGATGTCTCGCAAGATCGCGGCGGTTCCGCCGAACTGGCGCAGCTTCCACAACCGGTAGCCCAAGACCGCGACCAGGACAGCCAGGACACCGACGAGCGCGACCATGAACAGCATGGACGCGCTCATCGGCGGTCAGTCCAGTTGACCGAGGGCACGCAGACGTGCGCGACCCCACGCAGCAGTCCGCTCGTCGTCAGACTCCGAGTCCTGCTTGGCCTCGTCGGCGTTGATCTCCGATTCGAACTGCGCGTTCTCGACGAGGATCCGCACGGCCTCGTCGGTCACCGACAGGAATCCGCCGTCGACCGCGATACGCAGGTCGTCCTCTCCCTCACGCTCGACCCGCACCATCGCGTCGTCGACGAGCTGGGCGACCAGCGGGATATGCCGCGGCAGGATTCCGATCTCGCCGGAAGTGGTGCGGGTGAACACGAATGTGGCTTCGCCCTTCCACAGTTCGCGCTCCACGGCGACGATCTCCACGTTCATGTCCGCCATGTCACACCACCTCCCTGAACCCGATGCCCAACTCGACGATCACAGCTTCGCGCCGAGGCTTTCGGCCTTCTTGGCCAGATCGTCGAGTCCGCCGATCAGGAAGAACGCCTGCTCCGGCAAGTGGTCGAAGTCGCCCTTGGTCAGCTTGTCGAACGCCTCGATGGTCTCCTTCAGCGGCACCGTCGAGCCCGGCTGGCCGGTGAACTGCTCGGCGGCCATCATGTTCTGGCTCAGGAAGCGCTCGATCCGGCGTGCCCGGTTCACCAGCTGCTTGTCCTCTTCGGCGAGTTCGTCGATACCGAGGATCGCGATGATGTCCTGCAGGTCCTTGTACCGCTGCAGGATACGAATCACTTCCTGGGCGACCCGGTAATGCTCGTCGCCCACCACCGCGGGGTCGAGGATGGTCGAGCTCGAGGCCAGCGGATCCACCGCCGGGAAGATGCCCTTCGAGAACACCGAACGCGACAGCTCAGTGGTGGCGTCCAGGTGGGCGAACGTGGTTGCCGGGGCCGGGTCGGTGTAGTCGTCGGCGGGCACGTACACGGCCTGCATCGAGGTGATCGACTTTCCGCGCGTCGAGGTGATGCGCTCCTGCAGCTCACCCATTTCGTCGGCCAGCGTCGGCTGGTAACCCACCGCCGACGGCATACGACCTAGCAGCGTGGACACCTCGGAACCGGCCTGGGTGAACCGGAAGATGTTGTCGATGAACAGCAGCACGTCCTGGCCCTGCTCGTCGCGGAAGTACTCCGCCATCGTCAGCGCCGACAACGCCACGCGCATGCGGGTGCCCGGCGGCTCGTCCATCTGACCGAACACCAGCGCGGTGTCCTTGAGCACGTTGGCGTCCTCAAGCTCGACCCACAAGTCGTTGCCCTCGCGGGTGCGTTCACCGACGCCGGCGAACACCGAGGTACCGCCGAAGTTGCGCGCGATGCGGTTGATCATCTCCTGGATCAGCACCGTCTTGCCCACCCCGGCACCACCGAACAGGGCGATCTTGCCGCCGCGGACATAGGGGGTCAGCAGGTCGACGACCTTCAGACCGGTTTCCAGCATCTCGGTGCGGGGCTCCAGATCGGAGAACGCCGGCGGCTTACGGTGGATCGACCAGTGATCGAAATCCTTGCCGTAGCCGGGCTCGTCGAGGCAGTCGCCGAGAGCGTTGAACACGTGGCCCTTGACGCCGTCACCGACCGGCACCGAGATGGAACGGCCGGTGTCGGTGACCTCGACACCACGCACCAGACCGTCGGTGGGCTGCATCGAGATGGTCCGGACCAGGTTGTCGCCGAGGTGCTGCGCGACCTCCAGGGTCAGGGTCTTGGACAGCTCCTTGTAAGAGATGTCGGCGTGCAGCGCGTTGAACAGCTCCGGCACGGAGCCCCGGGGGAACTCCACGTCGACGACCGGGCCGGTGATGCGGACCACGCGACCGGTGGTCTCCTTGGCTTCTGCTGGTGCACTCATGTTGTTTCTTCGCTTCCTAACGGGGCGTACTGCTGAAGGTCACTTGGCGTCGGCCAGCGCGTTGGCGCCGCCGACGATTTCGCTGATTTCCTGGGTGATCTGCGCCTGACGTTCGCGGTTTGCCGCCAAGGTCAAGGACTTGATCAGATCGTCGGCGTTGTCGGTGGCCGACTTCATCGCCCGCCGCCGCGAGGCGGACTCCGACGCCGCGGCCTCCAGCAGCGCCGCGTACACGCGGGTTGCGACGTAGCGCGGCAGCAACTTGTCGAACAGCGTTTCGGCATCCGGCTCGAACGAGAACAGGGTCTGCGGGCCCTCGCTGGGCGCGTCGTCCTCGACGTACTCGACTTCCATCGGTGCGATCCGCCGCGCCGCCACCGTCTGCGAGAGCATCGACCGGAACTCGGTGAAGACAATGTGCAGTTCGTCGACACCGAGAACACCGTCGGCACCCGCTTCGTCACCGTCGTCGTCGGCACCCGACATGAACGTCGTCACCAGGGTCTCGGCGATCTCTCGGGCGTCCTCGTAGGTGGGCCGCTCGGAAAACCCGGTCCACGACTCGACGACCTCGCGCTGACGGAAGCTGAAGTAACCCAGCGCTTTACGGCCGACGACGTAGAGGACCGGCTCCTTGCCCTCCTCCCGCAGCAGCGAGAAGAGCTCCTCGGACTGCCGCAACACGTTGGCGTTGTAGGCGCCGCAGAGCCCGCGGTCGGACGACACCACCAGCACACCGGCCCGCCGCGCATTCTCCCGCTGCACCAGCAGCGGGTGATCAAGTGCGCTCGCGCTGGCCAGCTCGGTGAGCATGCTGGTGATCTCGGTGCTGTAAGGCCGAGCCGCCTCGACTCGGGCCTGCGCCTTGGAGATCCGCGACGTGGCGATCAGTTCCTGCGCCTTGGTGATCTTCTTGATCGACCCGGCGGAACGGATGCGCCCACGAAGCTCGCGCAGTGTTGCAGCCATCTAGCTCTCCAGACCCTTCAGGTGTCTACTTCTTGGGGGCCGGCTTGCGGACCTTGACGGACTCCTTCTCGACGTCCTCCTCGTCCATGGCCTCGGCCTTGGGGTCGACTGCCACCGAGCTGCCGTCAGACGCAGAGAAGCCCTTCTTGAAGTCGTTGATGACCTTGACCAACTTCTCCTCGTTCTCCTCGGAGAACTTCTTGCTCTCCCGGATGTCCTTGAGGATCTCGCCGTGCGAGCCCCGCACGTGCTCGAGCAGATCGGTCTCGAAACGCGAGACGTCTTCCACCGGAACCGAATCGAGGTGACCGCCGGTACCCAGGAAGATCGACACGACCTGCTCCTCCACCGGGAACGGGGTGTACTGCGGCTGCTTGAGCAGCTCGACCAGACGGGCACCGCGATCCAGCTGCGCCTTGGAGGCCGCGTCCAGGTCGGAGGCGAAGGCAGCGAACGACTCGAGCTCGCGATACTGCGAGAGCTCCAGGCGCAGACTTCCCGCAACCTCTTTCATGGCCTTGATCTGGGCGGCGCCGCCGACGCGGGACACCGACACACCGACGTTGATGGCCGGTCGCACACCCTGGTTGAACAGGTCGGACTCCAGGAAGCACTGACCGTCGGTGATCGAGATGACGTTGGTCGGGATGAACGCCGAGATGTCGTTGGCCTTCGTCTCGATGATCGGCAAGCCGGTCATCGAACCACCGCCGAGCTCATCGGAGAGCTTCGCGCAACGCTCGAGCAGACGCGAATGCAGGTAGAAGACGTCACCGGGAAAAGCCTCGCGGCCCGGCGGGCGGCGCAGCAGCAGCGAGATGGCGCGGTAGGCGTCGGCCTGCTTGGTCAGGTCGTCGAACACGATCAGCACGTGCTTGCCGTCGTACATCCAGTGCTGACCGATTGCCGATCCGGTGTAGGGCGCCAGCCACTTGAACCCGGCTGCGTCCGACGCCGGCGCCGCGACGATGGTGGTGTACTCCATCGCGCCACCCTCTTCGAGAGCGCGCTTCACCGACGCGATCGTGGTGCCCTTCTGGCCGATCGCGACGTAGACGCAGCGCACCTGCTGCTTCGGGTCACCGGTCTCCCACGCTTCACGCTGGTTGAGGATGGTGTCGACAGCGACCGCGGTCTTGCCGGTCTTGCGGTCACCGATGATCAGCTGACGCTGTCCACGACCGATCGGCGTCTGGCTGTCGATGGCCTTGATACCGGTCTGCAGCGGCTCGGACACGCCCTGGCGCTGAACCACCGAAGGCGCCTGCAATTCCAGCGCGCGGCGGGTGTCGGACTCGATGTCGCCCTGGCCGTCGATCGGCTGACCGAGCGGGTTGATCACGCGGCCGAGGAACGCGTCACCGACCGGTACCGAGAGCACCTCACCGGTGCGCTTGACCTGCTGGCCCTCTTCGATCTTCTCGAAGTCGCCGAGGATCACCGCGCCGACTTCGTGCTCGTCGAGGTTCAGCGCGACACCGAGCACGCCGCCGGGGAACTCGAGCAGTTCCTGGGTCATCACCGAGGGCAAACCCTCGACGTGGGCGATGCCGTCACCGGCGTCGATGACGACACCGACTTCTTCCCGGTCGGACTCCGCGGAGAAGGAGGAGACGTAGTCCTCGATCGCCCCTTCGATGTCAGAAGCCGAGATTGTCAACTCTGCCATGGCTTTTCGTCTTCCTGCCTGTTGTTACTTGAGTGCTTTGGGTGCTCGGGCCGGTCAGTCCGGCAGTCCCGAGCGGGCTGCCGCCAGCCGGGAGGAGATGGAACCGTCGATGACCTCGTCGCCGACGGTGATGAGGAGTCCACCGAGCAGCTCGGGATCGATGTCCAGTTGGACCGAGACCTCGGTGCCGTAGATGCGGCTGAGCACCTCGGTCAGACGCGTGCGCTGATCGTCGGACAGTTCGGCTGCCGCAGTGACCTGAGCGACGGCTTCGCCCCGCCGCGCCACCGCCAGCTCGGCCAGGTCGTTGACGGCGGCATCGGCGGACCCGCCGCGCAGCAGCTCGATCGTCTGGGTCAACAACGCCATGGTGGTGGCGTTCACTCCCCCACCGGACTCGAGGACCTTGTTGAGCAACCCGACCCGCTTGTCGGCATCCGCCGTCGGATCCGACAGTAACCGGTTCAGCTGGGGTTCATTGTCGAGAACCCGACCGAACCGGAACAGCTGTTCTTCGACCTCTTCGCCGTGTCCGTCCCGTTCGGCGCCGACCAGCAGCGCCAACCGCGCCGCGTGCTCCAGCGCATCGACGAGGTTGCCCTCGGTCGACCACCGTTGCGCCACTGCATTTTTGAGCAGTTCGAGGGCGGCCGAGTCGACCTTGCCGCTGAAGAGCTGCTCGACCATCCGCACCTTGGCAGACGAGTCGGCGGCGGGTTCGGCGAGGTGCTTGTTGAGCGCCGGCTCCGAGAGCAGCAGCTTGCTGATCGCAGCGAGGCTGTCGGCCGACGCCACGAGCGAGTCGGCGTCGGCGCCCTCTGCTTCGGCCTCGAACCGCTTGACGACCTCGGCCAGCGACTCCCTACTGGCGGCACGCAGATTCAGAGCAGCGCCGGATTCAAGAACCGCCGGCGACGGCGCCATCTCGCTGAGGCCGTCGAGGAAGCGATCCACCGTCGAGGACTGTGCGGCCGGGTCCGAGACGTAATTGCGGACGATCTCCTCGGCCTTCTGCACCGACTCCAGGCCGAGGTGTTGCCGTAGACCTCGGACGGTCTGCTGACGCAACAACTCCACCTGCTGCTGCCCTTGCGACTTGATGCGCTCGGCCTCGACGGCAGCTTGCGCACGAAGTTGCTCGGTGATGCGTTCCGAGTCCGACTGCGCCTCATCTTTGACCTGGTTCGCCTCAGATTCGGCGTCCTGCAGAGCTTTCTGGTGCATCTGATCGGCGTTGGCAAGCTTGTCGGCAGCAGACTTGCTCTCCTCCAGCGCCGCCCGCACCGCTTCCTGCTGGTTGTGCATCATCCGCCGCACGAGCGGAACCACGAACCGCCATACCACGTAGGCGACGATGGAGAACCCGATGAGGTTTCCGATGAACGTCGACATCAGCGCCTCTCGCTCGTGATGTCGTTGACGTCGACACCCAGGATGCGGCTTGCCAGCGTCTTGGACAGATCGTCCACCGAGGACTCCAGCTGAGTCGTGGTGGTGGCCGCGGTCTGTTCGAGAGTCGCGCTGGCGGACTGCAGTTGTTCGGACACTTCGCCTCCGGCTTCGGCTCTCGCCTGGTCGATGACCTGACGGCCCTCGGCGCGGGCCTGGTCGCGGATCGCGGCAGCCTCGCCGCGCGCACCCGTCATCGCCTTGTTGTAGTCGTCCTGAGCAGCCTCGAGCTGCTTGGCCGCCTCCCGGTTGTCAGCAGCCGTCTTGGCGAGCATGGCCTCGCGTTCGGCCAAAACCTTGCTGATCGGCGGCACAACCCACTTGGCGATCACGGCGAGAACGACCAGGAAGATCAACAGCACCACGAAAAAGGTGCCGTTGGGCAGCAAGAAGTTGCTGGTCGCCTCGCTTTCGTCGGCAGCCGGGGCTGCCAGGACGGCTGCGGTCAGATCACCCATGTCGCTGAATTAGCCGACCGGGGTGGCGAAGACGAACAGCGCCATGAACGCCAGGTTGATGAAGTAGGCCGCCTCGACCAGACCGACGGTGATGAAGAACGGGGTGAACAGTCGACCCTGCGCCTCCGGCTGGCGAGCGATGCCCGAGATCAGCGCATTACCGGCGACACCGTTACCGATACCGGCACCGATGGCACCGCCGGCCATGATGAGACCGCCGCCAATGAGCGCGCCGGCAGCGATTGTGGGATCCATTCCTTGTCCTCCTTGATATCTGGCAGTGATGCCTACCAGGGTCTTGGTGCTTCTTTCAGATCAGTGTCGTCGTGCAGCGGTCCAGTCGAACCGCGGTCTCGCTAGTGATGCTCACCTTCGTGCTCGAGTTCCATGGACTGCCCGAAGTAGAGAATCGTCAGCAGCGAGAAGATGAAGGCCTGGATGAGTCCGATGAACACATCGAACGCCTTCCAGATCGCGTTGGGCGCCCAGAGGATCCAAGCGGGGAACATCGCGATCAGGCCGATCATGATGGTTCCGGCGAAGATGTTGCCGAAGAGACGCAGAGACAGCGAGATCGGCTTGGCGACCTCCTCGACGAGGTTGATCGGCGCCAGGAAGGCGACGTGACCCTTGAGCAGACGCTTGGGGTGGCCCAGCACGCCGCGCCGCCAGATCCCTGCGGCGTGGTAGGCGATGAAGACGAACGCTGCGAGAGCGAACACGAAATTCACATCCGCTGCGGGCGGCTTCAGCACTTCGTGTTCAAGTCCGTCGCTGCCGGTGTACTGCACCGGCAGCACCGCCATCCAGTTGGCGACCAGGATGAACGTGAAGAGAGTGACCGCCAACGGCAGGATGAACGGCGCGATCTTCATCCCGATCGCGCTCTCGACCTGATTGCGGAACTGGATGGTGACCGTCTCGAAGAACAACTGGACACCGCCGGGCACTCCGGTCGAGGTCACCTTCGCACGAAGGTAGAACGCCAAGGCCAGCACCACGGCAGCCGCGATCGCCGTCGACAGCACAGTGTCGACATTGACCGTCATGCCGAACCACTCTTGCTCGATGTGGTGGCCGACCTGGAGCGCCAGGATTTGTTCGCTCATCTGTGCATTGATCCTTTGGTGCTTATCCGTCGGTGGAAGTCGTTGCAGCGGAACTCGGAGATGCCTCGGCGCCGTCGTCGTCACCGGTCCGCAGCTTCTTGAGGACCGGCAGCGACGTGCTCAGCACCAGAATCACCTGAAATAGTGCCAAACCGAACAGCACGCCCAACCCCTGCGGTCGGAAGTAGAAGGCGATGCTGAGTCCGACCACGGTGATCACCACGAGGCGGGTGGCCGAATTGAGCGCCATTTTGCTCTTGAGTGGATGATCACTGGCCGTGATGGACTGAACGCTCCGCCTCACCAGCAGAGCGTTGGTCAAACCCAGAGCCAGGCCGATACCGAAGAACAGCCCGAACATCGGGTGTCCGAGCAGCGCTGCCGCGACAGACGCGACTCCGGCGACGGCGACACACACCCCGGACAGCATGGCGGGCCGGAAAGCAACGGACGGAAACACCAACGGCGCGTCGTGCGCTGGCGTCGTCACTGCTTCACCTCGATCTCGCGGTCGTCGTGTGATGTTGTCAGAGCCGTCCCGATGATCCGGTGCGTGGCGCCCGTAGCGTATCGGAGGGCGGCGAGCGCACTGGAAT from Mycobacterium sp. SMC-4 includes:
- the murA gene encoding UDP-N-acetylglucosamine 1-carboxyvinyltransferase, producing the protein MSDHFVVTGGCRLSGEVAVGGAKNSVLKLMAAALLAEGTSTITNCPDILDVPLMAEVLRGLGATVELDGDVVRITSPDELKYDADFAAVRQFRASVCVLGPLVGRCKKAKVALPGGDAIGSRPLDMHQSGLRQLGARCNIEHGCVVAEADHLHGAEIQLEFPSVGATENILMAAVLADGVTTIHNAAREPDVVDLCTMLNQMGAQVSGAGSSTLTITGVDRLYPTEHRVIGDRIVAATWGIAAAMTRGDISVTGIDPAHLQLVLHKLHDAGATVTQSDDGFRVVQYERPKAVNVATLPFPGFPTDLQPMAIGLAAVADGTSMITENVFEARFRFVEEMIRLGADARTDGHHAVVRGIPQLSSAPVWSSDIRAGAGLVLAGLVADGETEVHDVFHIDRGYPKFVENLVGLGAEIERVT
- a CDS encoding cob(I)yrinic acid a,c-diamide adenosyltransferase: MAVHLTRIYTRTGDDGTTGLSDFSRVSKNDARLAAYADCDETNAAIGVAVALGQPDERLDAVLRQIQNDLFDAGADLSTPVVQNPEYPPLRIQQSYIDRLEKWCDEFNEPLPALNSFVLPGGTPLSALLHVARTVARRAERSAWHAVDTHGDTISVLPAKYLNRLSDLLFILSRVANPDGDVLWRPGGGTQ
- a CDS encoding DUF2550 domain-containing protein; amino-acid sequence: MSASMLFMVALVGVLAVLVAVLGYRLWKLRQFGGTAAILRDIPAVGGQGWRHGVMRYRGGEAGFYRLSSLRWWPDRTLSRRGLEIVSRRSPRGDEFDIMTDEIVILELRDISPERGRGYEIALDRGALTAFTSWLESRPSPRTRRRSY
- a CDS encoding F0F1 ATP synthase subunit epsilon, translating into MADMNVEIVAVERELWKGEATFVFTRTTSGEIGILPRHIPLVAQLVDDAMVRVEREGEDDLRIAVDGGFLSVTDEAVRILVENAQFESEINADEAKQDSESDDERTAAWGRARLRALGQLD
- the atpD gene encoding F0F1 ATP synthase subunit beta; the encoded protein is MSAPAEAKETTGRVVRITGPVVDVEFPRGSVPELFNALHADISYKELSKTLTLEVAQHLGDNLVRTISMQPTDGLVRGVEVTDTGRSISVPVGDGVKGHVFNALGDCLDEPGYGKDFDHWSIHRKPPAFSDLEPRTEMLETGLKVVDLLTPYVRGGKIALFGGAGVGKTVLIQEMINRIARNFGGTSVFAGVGERTREGNDLWVELEDANVLKDTALVFGQMDEPPGTRMRVALSALTMAEYFRDEQGQDVLLFIDNIFRFTQAGSEVSTLLGRMPSAVGYQPTLADEMGELQERITSTRGKSITSMQAVYVPADDYTDPAPATTFAHLDATTELSRSVFSKGIFPAVDPLASSSTILDPAVVGDEHYRVAQEVIRILQRYKDLQDIIAILGIDELAEEDKQLVNRARRIERFLSQNMMAAEQFTGQPGSTVPLKETIEAFDKLTKGDFDHLPEQAFFLIGGLDDLAKKAESLGAKL
- a CDS encoding F0F1 ATP synthase subunit gamma; the protein is MAATLRELRGRIRSAGSIKKITKAQELIATSRISKAQARVEAARPYSTEITSMLTELASASALDHPLLVQRENARRAGVLVVSSDRGLCGAYNANVLRQSEELFSLLREEGKEPVLYVVGRKALGYFSFRQREVVESWTGFSERPTYEDAREIAETLVTTFMSGADDDGDEAGADGVLGVDELHIVFTEFRSMLSQTVAARRIAPMEVEYVEDDAPSEGPQTLFSFEPDAETLFDKLLPRYVATRVYAALLEAAASESASRRRAMKSATDNADDLIKSLTLAANRERQAQITQEISEIVGGANALADAK
- the atpA gene encoding F0F1 ATP synthase subunit alpha, with protein sequence MAELTISASDIEGAIEDYVSSFSAESDREEVGVVIDAGDGIAHVEGLPSVMTQELLEFPGGVLGVALNLDEHEVGAVILGDFEKIEEGQQVKRTGEVLSVPVGDAFLGRVINPLGQPIDGQGDIESDTRRALELQAPSVVQRQGVSEPLQTGIKAIDSQTPIGRGQRQLIIGDRKTGKTAVAVDTILNQREAWETGDPKQQVRCVYVAIGQKGTTIASVKRALEEGGAMEYTTIVAAPASDAAGFKWLAPYTGSAIGQHWMYDGKHVLIVFDDLTKQADAYRAISLLLRRPPGREAFPGDVFYLHSRLLERCAKLSDELGGGSMTGLPIIETKANDISAFIPTNVISITDGQCFLESDLFNQGVRPAINVGVSVSRVGGAAQIKAMKEVAGSLRLELSQYRELESFAAFASDLDAASKAQLDRGARLVELLKQPQYTPFPVEEQVVSIFLGTGGHLDSVPVEDVSRFETDLLEHVRGSHGEILKDIRESKKFSEENEEKLVKVINDFKKGFSASDGSSVAVDPKAEAMDEEDVEKESVKVRKPAPKK
- a CDS encoding F0F1 ATP synthase subunit B/delta; amino-acid sequence: MSTFIGNLIGFSIVAYVVWRFVVPLVRRMMHNQQEAVRAALEESKSAADKLANADQMHQKALQDAESEANQVKDEAQSDSERITEQLRAQAAVEAERIKSQGQQQVELLRQQTVRGLRQHLGLESVQKAEEIVRNYVSDPAAQSSTVDRFLDGLSEMAPSPAVLESGAALNLRAASRESLAEVVKRFEAEAEGADADSLVASADSLAAISKLLLSEPALNKHLAEPAADSSAKVRMVEQLFSGKVDSAALELLKNAVAQRWSTEGNLVDALEHAARLALLVGAERDGHGEEVEEQLFRFGRVLDNEPQLNRLLSDPTADADKRVGLLNKVLESGGGVNATTMALLTQTIELLRGGSADAAVNDLAELAVARRGEAVAQVTAAAELSDDQRTRLTEVLSRIYGTEVSVQLDIDPELLGGLLITVGDEVIDGSISSRLAAARSGLPD
- a CDS encoding F0F1 ATP synthase subunit B, with product MGDLTAAVLAAPAADESEATSNFLLPNGTFFVVLLIFLVVLAVIAKWVVPPISKVLAEREAMLAKTAADNREAAKQLEAAQDDYNKAMTGARGEAAAIRDQARAEGRQVIDQARAEAGGEVSEQLQSASATLEQTAATTTTQLESSVDDLSKTLASRILGVDVNDITSERR
- a CDS encoding F0F1 ATP synthase subunit C — encoded protein: MDPTIAAGALIGGGLIMAGGAIGAGIGNGVAGNALISGIARQPEAQGRLFTPFFITVGLVEAAYFINLAFMALFVFATPVG